Part of the Nothobranchius furzeri strain GRZ-AD chromosome 2, NfurGRZ-RIMD1, whole genome shotgun sequence genome, CCAACAAACCCGTGCTCCTGGTAGAAGCTGTCCAGTTTGGGAAGTTTGGGACACAAACCGTGACTACGCTGGTCACATTTGTTGGCCAACAGAACCGCTGGAACTGGCCTTCCATTACTCAGGGTGACCTGGTGGAACAGCAGACTTGCTTGGAACTGCCACAGGTTGAGTCTAGTCTGCCCCCAAGTGGACACAACAGTCTACTGCAGCAAATTCACTTACCTTTGAATCCAGATCTCCTTTCCACTTGAGGACAGCCTGGAACGTGGACAGCCTCGTCATGTCGAAGACCACCAGAGCTCCCACAGCTTCTCTGTAATACACCTGGGTCATGTTCCCGTAACGTTCCTGTCCTGTTGGACAAAAAcaagaaatgtttgtgtttctgtcGTCCATCCGTCCGACTGTCAGAAAACTTCAGTATTAGTCAGAAATGTGATCAAAGCCAACAGAAATTAGGTGCTTTATGAAAAAACAAGTTAAACATTTTATAGCTCAAACACAACCCTGAAAAACCACTTGTTTGTTatgctgaatggtctttaaacacACCTAACACAAGAATTCCATCTGATCACACTTAGCTCGTGGTATACACAAGTGAGAAATGCAACTGTAACTAAAGTTCAGAGGTTATTGTTTAAAATGTCAAAACTTCTGTCTTTTGTGTTAAGGGAGCTGCAAAGGGGACAACATGAGACAATTTAACTATTATAAAGGGTAATGCAACCACAAAAATAGCCCacaaactcactcactcattttACTATACCAATTAATCCTCATACGGGTCATGGAGAGCTGGTGCCTAACTCTGGCAAACAATCCACAAATTAAAGCAAAATAAGAAAAGTTGAATAATGACATGAGCTAGACTATGTAACAAACTggctaaaataaaaatagaatagCATGAAGCACAAACAgcttaatcattttaaaaatgcccACAAACAAGAAAAGGACATTTATACAATATTAATAGAAAATGTAGTATAAATAGAGTTTCTGTGCAAATTTAGACCTCAAAACAACTGAAGAAAAAGTGACTAAAGTAGTCTGAAAATTACctttacatttaaatttttttgggattttgcataaaaatatctaaatgataaagcaaaacaaaacatCTGCCAGCAGATGGAGACAAAACAAAGACAAGTTACTAACAGAttctaaaaatacatttttttgctaaacaaactagcataaaacattttttcatgcctcttaacaacgttctaacatagtttaGCTATAAATGTTTTGCTGCGATAAAAGAAAATACAACAActtgtggttctcttgcatttgtctaaaaaaccCCGCCAATAACATGGCTTTGTCTGAAGCATCTACGGTATTGGTTGTCGCTTTTGCCAAACCGCcgcactttcctgggtcctccgctcattatgagatttttttttttttttttttttttttgcagcagaacaccactggtgtgagaggttctcttggctcaacaatatcagagaaggagaaaccgcCAACTGCTACCACTTGaaatttaggacaaactaccagagtccaaaaaaagaaaaacactattagaagtcacagacaacaaaatatgtttagacctaggtaatggcgactggtgtttagtgctttCTTGATTACTGTGGCAATGCTGGTTCCGGTATCTGCCGGACGCGACTCAGGGATGGTGGGTTaagtgttctgtgaccgtgtttgtgtttaaaagctagatttccttgcagatttgctattgcagctttaatttgaaTGGTTTGTCAGCTTATAGCCATTTTTGGTTTCCTATGAACAGAAACTTCTGATGATGATATGTTACAACCAGGGTTCGAAATTAACACCCGCCAACCCGCCAAATGCGGGTTAAAATTCGTTTTGGCAGGTACTGTTAAAATATTACTAGCCAGTTTGGCCGGTGATCCGTGAGGCAACCAAGCAATTCATGTCAGAGACACTCTGGGTCGTTTGCCCCCTCCTCCCCTCCTCCCCTCCTCGAAGACGAGTCACGACACTACCGTAAACCGTGTGCTATTTGTGACGTTTTAGATGCCGATTGGCTGCAGCGCACAGGcacgcttctgtctgctgtgcaatTTGGTCCAATCAACAATGAGAGCGCGACACCAGAaacgcctgaaaacacaagcaaaAAATACGTGATGAAGAGcgaagacaaagaaaaatcagagCTGGACGGCGAAGTTGGATAAAATGCTGCGGTGGTTAGGACAGATGTCTGGAGGAGGTGAGAAGAGAAAGGAAGCAGAAGATGAGAGTGTTGACAGAGCGTGCAAAGCGAAGAGAAGAAACTTCAACAGTAAAtagaagttacggtgtaactatggttctgtgagttcctggatgactgccagtggcagtaaacagagtggatgtatctcctcgcgctctgcgcaggtcgagtactaatgtaaacaaagtcacgcacgtgacacgtagcgcacctggtcgcgagtctataaattacgcgccgatagctacgttcgggtctcccgggatcttctcgcccgcgaagttccgagtgacccctgtgactggcagtcatccaggaactcacagaaccatagccACACCGCAACCcccgttctgtttcgttccctcctgactgccagtggcagtaaacagagtggatgacttATGCCAGAAGTGTCACGAGGAACATAAAACACACCGTCACTCAGGAGGTAGCCGCCAGAGGCAGCACCGCCGAAGCAAGCGTGGACCCGTGGCCAACGTTGAGGCGGTAGAAGCGTGCAAACGTGCACGGAGTTGCCCAGGACACCGCAGCACAGATGTCCGCCAGTGGCACACCTCTCATCGCCGCCCAGGATGTAGCAACACTCCTGGTGGAATGGCACACGATCCCAGGGGGAGCCACGGCACCCACTGCCGCATAAGCCATCGCAATGGCATCCACGACCCAATGCGACAGCCTCTGCTTCGAAAGGGCCCGACCCCTGTTCACACCTCCGTGACAGACAAACAGCTGGTTCGACTGCCGGACAGTGTTTGTGGCCACAATATAGAGCTGCAGTGCCCGGACCGGGCACAGCAAAGTCGCCCGCCGTTGTTCCTCCGAATGAAATGGGGGAGGGAAATACGCCCCCAGCTCGATTGCGGCATTTACGTAGCCAGTGGGCAGAACCTTGGGAAGAAAGGCGACGTTGGGCCACAGCGTCACCCCCGACCCATCTGCCTTCCACCGCAGGCAGGCGGGGCTGATGTCCAGTGCGTGCAGCTCACTGACCCGTTTAGCCGACGTCACTGCCAAGAGAAAGGCGGTCTTCACAGACACCACTGCCAACGGGGCGGTAGTCATTGGCTCAAAGGGTGGCCCACACAGGGCCCGCAGGACCAGGGGAAGGTCCAAAGCAGGTGCCGGCCTGCACAAGGCAGGACGCAACCTTCTCACGCCCCGCAGAAACTGGGTCACCAAACAGTGAGCCCCAATGCTCCTGCCATCCACCAAGAGGTGGTTGGCCGAAATGGCCGCCAGGTGTACCTTAAGGGTCGAGGCGGCCCGGCACTTGTCAAACAGGTGTCGGAGGTACCGCAGAACCTCATGCAGGGAACAAGAACCAGGGtccacgtccctgccagaacaccAGGTAGAGAACCGCTGCCAACAGCGAGCGTACGTGGCTCTTGTAGACGGAGCCCTGGCACTATCCAGCACCTGCTGTATGGAGGGCTCTAAGCCGACTGGGGGCTGCCTGCCCCTTTCAATGGCCACACCGTGAGCCGAAGATGATCTGGGGACGGATGCCAAATCCTCCCCTCCATCTGAGACAGGAGGTCCCGTCTCGCCGGCAACCGCCACGGCTCTCCGTTCAGCAGACTGAGAAGCAGTGGAAACCAGATCCTCATGGGCCAGTCTGgcgccaccagaaggacctcgtGTGACGAGTCCCTCACCCTGATGGAGGGTTGGTAAGATCAACGGAGACGGCGGGAAAGCGTACAGCCGAACCAACGGCCAGGCATTGGCGAGGGCGTCCATCCCCAGAGGGGCGTCGGCCTCTGCCAGGGAGAACCACAGAGGGCAATGTGTGCTGCTCCTCGAGGCGAACATATCCACCTGGGCCTCTCCGAACTGATGCCACACCCTCTGCACCACCTGAGGGTGAAAGCTCCATTCCCCCGGGGGAAGACCCCACCGGGACAGGCAATCCGCCACTGAGTTCCTCCACCCCGGAAGGTGCAGCGCCCTGATGGAGGCCAAGCGAGGGTAAGCCCAGGTCAGCAGCGTCTGAGCCTCCCTCAACGATCGCAATGACCTGGTGCCCCCCCTGATGGTTTATGTGGAACACCGCCGAGGTGCTGTCCATCCGGATGAGCACGTGCTTGCCCCGCAGAAAGGGCAAGAAGCGCCTCAGCGCCAAGTAGACGGTCTTCAATTCCAGGACATTGATGTGAAGCCGTGCCTGACGGGGGCTCCACAGCCCCTGGACCGACCTGCACTGCCAATGCGCCCCCCACCCCCGGGGTGACGCATCCGTCGTGACCACCTCTCGTCTGGCGGGAACCGCGCCAAGCGGGACGCCGAGACTCAGGTAGGCGACATCGTCCCAACGACGCAAAAGAGCCACACAGCTGCTTGTGACCTCCAGCTCGACCCGTCGGTGTCGCCGGGGATCCAGGCGGAAGCCGTTGAACCACCTCTGCAAGGGCCGAAGGTGGAGTAGCCCGAGAGGCACCAGTGCAGAAGCCGAGACCAGCATCCCCAACAGTCTTAGCCACACCTGGACCGGGGGTGCCGCCCCAAGGCGAAAGACCCGGAGCAAGGACCGAATCCGGACCCTCCTCTGCTCGGTCAGCCTCGCCCGCATGGCCACAGAATCTATGGCAATGCCGATAAAATCCACCCGCTGAGTCAGAACCAGAGAACTCTTCTGCAGGTTCACCGTCATCCCCAGCGCCTCGACGTGGGCAAGGACCCTGGCCGTGGCCAGACCCACTTCGCGACACGACGGCGCGCAGACGAGCCAGTCGTCGAGATATGGCAGAACCTTCAACCCCGCCCGACACAGGGGGCTCAGGGCTGCCTTCACGCACCGCGTGAAAACTCGGGGGCGAGAGACAGGCCGAATGGCAGAACCAGAAACTGGTACACCCTCCCGAGGAAAGAAAACCGCAGGTACTTCCTGTGCCCCGGAAGGATCGGGACATGGAAGTATGCGTCCTTGAGATCTATGGTCGTAAACCACTCTCCCAGACAAACCACCTGAAGGACATCGCGAGTCCGAAGCATGCGGAAGGGCAGCACCTTCAGGAACCGATTGAGACGCCTGAGGTCCAGTACCGGCCGCAGGGGCCCGTCCTTCCTCGGCACCAAGAAATATGTCGAATAAAAGCCGTCTGCCTGCAAATGCGGCGGAACGACCTCTATGGCCCGTTTGTCCAGGAGAAcatctatttcctgcatcaggaTGCTGACCCGTGCAGGATCTGTGACCGAAGTCACCCTGACCCCCGAAGGGGGTGGGGGCCGACGGCGGAACTGCAACCTGTAGCCCTGGGACATAGTTCGAACCACCCAAGCGTCTCCGCATTGGGCCTCCCAGAGGGCCAGGTGCTGTGGTGTAAATCTGCCCGCCGCCGGCCCACAGCCCTCAGGCCGTGTCCCGACGCCTGTTTGGGGCCCTGGGGGGGCGGCGGGCCCTGTCCTGCCCCGAGGATCCCCGGGGCAGTGCCTGACCTGCCCCCGAGCGTCTCCAAGTCCCTGCCGCAGCCGCGGTCTGCTGGGCGACCTGCAAGGGGGCGGCCGGACGAAACCGGTGCCGAGGGTCCCGTGCCCCTCGTGGCCTGGACTGTGGCATGGGGAGGACCCCTGCCCCGCTACGCCCACTCCAGGCCTCTGCGGCTTGTCTGGACTGCCGCCGACGTTCCAACGCCCGCTCAGCCTCGGGCCCGAACAACTGGCCCGGCACCACGGGCAGACCGTGCAGGCTCTGTCTGCAATCATCCGACACCGGGGCCTGCGCCAACCAGACCTGACGGCGAGCCACTACCAGCGTGCCCAACAACCGCCCAAGCTCCCTGGACATCAGCCCAAATGCTTGCAGGGCTGCGTCGTTCGTATCGCCCAGTGCCATCCCCGCTGCGCCTGACTGCAGCATCTGGGACTGGGCTAGCAACAGCATCGACAGCGAATTGCTGGTGCGTGCCATCCGTGCCCCGATGTCGTAAGCCCGGCACAGTAAGCTGTCGGTCACCCGACACTGGGTGCTCGGACAGCGGACCTGTCCCTCAATGCTTCATCCGGGGAGAGCACCAGAGAGGCAACGCAGTGGTCCACCGGGGGCATGCGGTCCAACCCGTAGGTTCCTGCCTCCCGCATCGATGCCAGGGTCCTGGCATCCCTACCATGGTGGGAGAGCTGTCTCGGGTCCCCCCAGcaccgctgcagctcctccacaaagGCTGGCGATGGTGGGACCTGAAACGGGGGCGCCGCCGGAGCCCGGCGGAAGAAGGGATTCCCCGCCGGACGGGCCACCAGCACGTCGTCCAGTCCAATCCTGGTCAGTGCCGCTCGCAGAATCGCCCGCAACTGACAGGGGTCCTCCGCCAGCTCAGAGCTTGCTGAGCTATGGAGAGACATCCCCGAGTCACCGTGACCTCCCAGGCCCGGGGGCTCCATTACCAGCCCCTGACTATGGCCCGGAGAGGGGCCCTCCTCCTCGAGGGACTGAAACTCAGAATTTGAGGCCCTCACAGAGATCAGGTCGTCCGGGCCCCCCTCGTCCGGGGCTCTGGTCAGCAGCGCTTTGAGCTGTTCCACCTCCGCCCGCAAAGAGTCCACTTCCTGGCGAGAGGGATGCGCCACACACCGCTTCTTGCGCCTCGGGCTGCCGCGTTCCTCAGCCGGTCTATCCCTCCGTCTCCCGGAACACGGGCGAGGGACACCAGAGGGCGGCAGGTCTGACTCAAACAGGAGGCACTCTACTTGACGTACCCTGTCCTCCCACACCGCCAGCAGCAAAATGCTGCAGTTCATGCATGGGTCAGTCAGCGCCTCTCTGAGGTGACCGACGCCCAGGCACTTAGGACACAAGTCGTGGCCGTCCTCCACCTGGAGGGGAGCCCCGCATGACGTACACTCCAACATCCTTACCGGTGTGGGAGACGCCAGCGACTCCACAGGAAATGAGCGAGGACTTCGAGGAAAACTGAAGAACGCGATTCAGTCCTGGAGTTGTAAAacaacacacgtgtgtgtgtgtcggctgggtaatctgagcgtgccaccaccacggtcagaacgtccagccccactcACCGGCAGCGTTGTAAAACAACACACGTGTGTGAGTCGGCTGGGTAATCTGAGCGAGCCaccaccacggtcagaacgtccagccccacttacctgtagcgctcgccggccgcacccACCTCCCCTTTCCACAGGGGAAAACCTGCGACCGCCACCGAGCCCTATCCGAGCCGGCAGCGGCGGTCCGAACGGCGCCGGCCGGCCGCACCACCCGCACTCGGTAACAATTACCAGAGAAATAACAGTGTCAATCCACCGCCCCAGAGGGCTCCTTCGAGCGCTCCGACCACACGGTCCCGGGCAGGAAGACGCCAAGTAAAAACAGTACTCACCTCTTAAGACCGATAAGATCCGAATCACGGACTTACGGAGCAATTGACCAGCGAAGCACGCCAGGCCAACAGCGAGAAGATCAAAGAGACCggaacgtagctatcggcgcgtaatttatagactcgcgaccaggtgcgctacgtgtcacgtgcgtgactttgtttacattagtactcgacctgcgcagagcgcgaggagatacatccactctgtttactgccactggcagtcaggagggaacgaaacagaatgGCAGACAGGCCGTGAATGGCTTGTGTTTGACAATGAAAATGCAGTAATGTTTTCTAAAATTTGCCGAGTGTAcacgaaagaaaaaaacaaaactaacagTTTTGTGGTGGGGACTAATAATTTTAAAATCGAGGCTGTAAAAGACCACGAGAAAGCTCGAAGTCACCAGGAAAGCCTCCAAATGAAGATTGCTAAGGCAGTTCCAGTTGAAGAGAGTGTTGCTGGGAAAAGCCTCTCTTCACTCAGAAGTTtggagttggaaaagatgcagctTCTTTTTAGAAATGCTCATGCCATCGCAAAAAAGGGAAGGCCTTTCACTGACTTCGCATGGATGTGTGAGTAAGTAAATCAATCATTCCATTTACATGTTTCAGAATCAGTGCATTTAAACTGATACAGAGTGATGATGTACACGCCTTTACTGACACAGATGAAATGTTATGCTtgatttcaaaaagaaaaaataaaagaactCAGTAACTGAGCTCTGCACTAACTTTGGCTTCATTCACATGATTAATTTAGGGTGGACAGAAAGAAAGGCTTGAAGATAGGAGAGACACATACAAATGACCACCAAGCAAAAGAATTCATACACTACATAGCAGAGGATGAGAGGAGAAAAATGAAGACAAGATTATTAGATGGCAAGTTCATGTCAGTCATGTCAGATGGATCCCTGGACAGTGCAGTGATGGAAGAAGAAATTGTTTATGTCAGGAGTGCCAGTGAAGGAAAAGTTCAAGTTGACTTTGTTGGGGTTAAATCAGTCTCAAAACCAGATGCTGCAAATATAGCTGAAGCTGTGTGCGGTATGTTGGACAGTGAAGTCAGCACTGATTGTAAGAAGAAGCTGGTTGCCATCACGACTGATGGAGCATCTGTAATGACAGGAGTAAACAATGGTGTTGTTACAAAACTGCGTGGAGACAGATGTTACGTGCTTGGAATCCACTGCATGGCCCATAAGCTTGAACTCTCCTTTTCGGATGGAATAAGGAAGAATGTGATGGTCAGGAAAGTTGAGGACCTGTTGAGTGGACTCTACACCTTATATCATAAGAGTGGCATAAACAGGGCCAGCCTAAAGGATCACTTCAGGGAGCTCCACCTTAAGCCTTTGATGCCAACCAGAATGGGTGGAACCCGGTGGCTCCCACATTTCTTCAATGCACTTGATCATTTTCTCAGGGGATATGTTGGCTTTGTCCACCACTTAGAGGAGAAGGTATGTTAATTTACAGCCTACTAAAACTAGTGTAGATAGATACAATGTTCTCTAAATCTGATACTCATTATCATCAGTTTTAATCCGGTCTGTGGCTGTGATATAATTTAGTTTATTTGTCTGTAGTCCCAAAATACCACGAACTCCAATGCAGTTCTGAGGGCAAAGGCCAAGGGGTTCCTCAACATAGCCAAGGATGGTGGGGTGCTCAGGTTTTGCTGCCTTCTCCATGACACCATCTATCAACTGAGCAGCTTCTCCAAGTCACTGCAGAGGTCCGTGTCAACCCTGGCTGAAGCTCAGAGTTGCCTGTCTTCTACTCAAGCTGCCATTCAAAAGTACAAGTCAAGGTATGTAACCTACATTGTATTCTTTGATTTTAGGTTTTGTTGCTTTCAAATAAATACTGTAGATATGTGGATGGATGAAATGACACCCATCAATCTATCTGCACAACTGTAGACCTGGGCCTAAGCTGAGATCAGTGCTGGACACAGACACATATGAGGGAGTCCTTCTGAAGCCTTCTGATGCTGGCCAGCACAACAAGGCAAAGAACGAGTTGATCGGTTCTCTGTGTCAATGCATCACTGCGAGATTTAGTGGTGTGAACGGTGGTGTCCTGCATGCTATGCGACTGACCAGTTTCCAGTGCTGGCCAGAGGCAGACACGAGTTTCGGTTAGTGGTGGACACATCTTGCCAATGCATTTTATGATTTACGACAACTTCTGAACTTTGTAGTAATGTTTTCCCTTGTTCTCAGATTTTGGTGATGAGGAGATAAACAAGCTCACAAGTCACTTCCGACATCTTCTGCTGTCTGCAGGAGTGGGTGTGGACTTGATCCCTGGTCAATGGACAATTCTTAAGGCTGAACTGTACACAGCAGGATTTAGCCAAGGTATTTAGAGAATTATGTTAGAGAAAAAAATTAACATTGATGTTCCTAAATGGCAAAGTTTTTAACAAGTCCTTGAAAAGCTAAAAGTCTAATAGTGTAAGGTTTTAATTTGTTAAAAGCGCATTACAAATCTAATTATGTCTTTAAAATAATATATAAAGCAGCATTTTAAACTATTGCTTGCTAGACTGTAATTTTGTCTGACCCTTCTGCAGGAACTTTTGAGAAAACCTGGCCTACTGTGAACAGAATGCTGCGCCATCGGTGTCCTGACGTCCTTTGCCTCTTTGATGCTCTCCTCACCATCCCTGCAAGTACAGCTGACGGTGAAAGAGGGTTCAGTGTCatgaagcaggtaaagagtgacTGGCGTTCACGCCCAAAGTCTCCTAACGATCTTCGTCCTGTAGCTCTAACCTCCTTGGTGATGAAGGCCATGGAGAAGATCATAAAAGAGCACATTGTAAGAGCAACTGAGCCCCTGATGGATCCACTCCAGTTTGCTTATCGTGCACGCAGAGGCGCCGATGATGCAAAAATCTTCATCCTGGACTCCATCCACAAACATCTGGAGCTCCCTGACTCCTCCGCCAGACTTCTTTTTGTTGACTTTTCATCAGCATTCAACACTCTGCAGCCTCACATCCTGGCTACTAAACTTTCCTCCCAATTTCATTTAGATGACCAGTTAACCCTGTGGATACTGGACTTTTTAACCAACAGCACTCAGAAAGTTTGGGTCAACAACTGTCTCTCCGGTCTCCGTTCCACCTCCACCGGCTCCCCCCAGGGCTGTGTGCTGTCCCCCCGCTCTACATCCTCTCAACCGACGACTGCAGATCCACACATCCCAACTGTCACCTGGTGAAATACGCTGATGATACAGTCCTCCTATCACTGTTGTCAGGCTCCTCACAACACCACAGACCTGCTCTTCAGGAGTTTGTAGAATGGTGTGACAGCTCCAAACGTGACCTGAATGTGAGCAAAACCAAAGACATGGTGGTGACCCTCTGCAGGAGGCCGAGGGATCCGGCTGCTTCAGTCACCACCTTTATCCATGGGAACCCAGAGGAGGTAGTGGAGGAGTACAAGTATCTGGGAACCACCTTTGACAACCTCCTGAAATTATCTGCTAACACAGAGGAGATTCTCAGGAAGTGCCACCAACGGTTATATCTCCTTAGGAAGCTCAACTCCTTTGGAGTCAGCTCCTCAGTCATGATGACTTTTTACTGTGCCTTCCTGGAAAACATCATGACCTTCTCCATCACTTGCTGGTTCTACTCTCTTAGCCTCCAGAACAGGAACAGACTGCAGCACACTACATCAGTGTGTTCCAAAATCGTAGGCCTGCCTGTCAGAACTCTTGCTCAGGTTTTCTATCAACAAGCCCTTAGACAGGCAGCCAAAATCCTCCACAACCCCTCTCACATTCTTCACCCCGCGTTTCAATGGCTCCCCTCTGGGCGACGCCTACGCTGCATTTCCTgtagtcactttattcacttactcagtgatttttgcatattttactgttttatccatcttcttgctgctttattacttccttattgcctatttattcattgttcgtatgtccaacatcatgctgctctgctgttatttttatttttattttatttttttaattgcccctcggggataaataaagtttttctgattctgaaaggTGAGACCCTCTCTGACCTCCTGAAAACCCAGTTGTGCTCACCTGACATTAAAGACTTTGATCCAACCAAAGCCATTGACATCTGGCATGCTGACAGTTTGCGCAGACGCAGGCCTGAATTTGTGcgtaaaaatgcaacaaaagaaaGTGATGCTTACTCAAATTCAGAAAAAGAAACAAGTTCAGAGAGCTCTGAGGATGAGGATGTTTGATTCAGAGGGAGGAGATACAGTGGGAAAAATTTAAATCAATGTTGCACTTTCTATATGTTcttgctgggacgtaattttggggggggggatgggtgggacatgtcccccccactttttcaaaaggcagttttggtcccctgcacttttttccgtccaaaaacaatattacgctccattaaatggatttggttgagcactaggaccgaaacggaaaccggtttcctattagacccgcccaaaagctaatctattggctctgctgatacttgctaacgtattattggctgttgctgctgtcactcaagttgtaaacagtcagaacgtgctcacgttgttttgctagtttggagccgctagggaacaccggtactgagtcacatcgtcaactagacgctgtgtaatatcagagctcagctcagcttccattacataacatttgaataagtgttcatttgtgagtctttggtagttaggcacagccaggagtcaGCAtgacaagaaaacgaaaagtggatataagagacttctttcaaagtcaaaacgtaagttggaacatgtgacagacctgcattaagctcagactcacctcctccttcacaaacatactcaaaactaacttttacaaactcatctcctccacataactgactcctcagacacaatttattcgtattattataataatttttttattattattactattatcatcataattattattactagtagtagtagtagtagaagtgtaacttcaaaacttttatcatttaactttattgtaaacttatctattgcaatgtatatgttcacattaaaaagctctgaaaaatgaacagtatcatcatcgtcaacagattttttaagcttaatgtcaaagatgtacacttttcattagatttatcttattttttccatttattttttgtgtgttgaaatgcaacaactgtttaaacacttttaagggaaaaaacatttaatatgtttttatacactcaaatgttagggtgatgatcatgtgtaaaacattagttcagcatgtcctctaacacagcaaatgaacaaacggccagatctcaggaggaccgtttatgtataaataatttttatacttttgactaggcctgggaaagtaacacattttgctggacgatattttgtccaacaaattgttgatgataaacgatatcattgtcaacattatctagaccaaaataaccactaatataatgttaatatatcataataatgcaagtacaccctttaaaatgcaacaaataaaccttcatttaacattgaaatgtccagaaccagaacttctaaatgaataaaaataacaaacaaaaattaaataaaaaaggaatctcactccctgttagaaaatgttgcaccaaaaacaataaaaaaagacccaaaacaataaatacaatggcctatccattgtcaacagccaaaactgcacttcaataatgataa contains:
- the LOC139066110 gene encoding ras-related protein Rab-38-like isoform X2, producing MDDRNTNISCFCPTGQERYGNMTQVYYREAVGALVVFDMTRLSTFQAVLKWKGDLDSKVTLSNGRPVPAVLLANKCDQRSHGLCPKLPKLDSFYQEHGFVGWFETSAKARRSFYFQTPNWAFVCA
- the LOC107373391 gene encoding zinc finger protein 862-like yields the protein MKTRLLDGKFMSVMSDGSLDSAVMEEEIVYVRSASEGKVQVDFVGVKSVSKPDAANIAEAVCGMLDSEVSTDCKKKLVAITTDGASVMTGVNNGVVTKLRGDRCYVLGIHCMAHKLELSFSDGIRKNVMVRKVEDLLSGLYTLYHKSGINRASLKDHFRELHLKPLMPTRMGGTRWLPHFFNALDHFLRGYVGFVHHLEEKSQNTTNSNAVLRAKAKGFLNIAKDGGVLRFCCLLHDTIYQLSSFSKSLQRSVSTLAEAQSCLSSTQAAIQKYKSRPGPKLRSVLDTDTYEGVLLKPSDAGQHNKAKNELIGSLCQCITARFSGVNGGVLHAMRLTSFQCWPEADTSFDFGDEEINKLTSHFRHLLLSAGVGVDLIPGQWTILKAELYTAGFSQGTFEKTWPTVNRMLRHRCPDVLCLFDALLTIPASTADGERGFSVMKQVKSDWRSRPKSPNDLRPVALTSLVMKAMEKIIKEHIVRATEPLMDPLQFAYRARRGADDAKIFILDSIHKHLELPDSSARLLFVDFSSAFNTLQPHILATKLSSQFHLDDQLTLWILDFLTNSTQKVWVNNCLSGLRSTSTGSPQGCVLSPRSTSSQPTTADPHIPTVTW